The Methanothermobacter sp. sequence GAAATATTCTAATACTTCTTCGCGGTTGCCTGTATTATGTCCTATAAGGCGCTTGTCATCTATATTCTTTAATATAAATTTTTGACAGCGATAATTGTGGGTGTGTATGAGTCCTTTATCATACTTATGCCTTTCTAGTATCCTCTTTAATATGGGGAGTGTTTTGGGGGCTGTGTCCTTTATTCTCGTTTTTGACATTCTTCCAACAAGTTTTAGTTCTATTGGCCGTCTTGAAGCTGGGAATGGACTGTCAACTTTTATGAAGTACGATTCCTCGGGGTTTATACCGAGCCATTGGCAGAACATCCTATCTGAAAGTATTGTTGCACTCATAAACAAGCATATATTTGCATGCGAAAAAAGGTAATCTGGGGCGTATTTATTGACTTGTAGTGGTTTAAAGGACACTTTTTCACTTTCTGTGTCTATAACCCAATTTTCCGGTTCATTTTCAAGGCTCTTTTTAAGCTCGTCTAGACGTTTTATCATCCTCTTAATCCTATTTGCCCGTCTTTTAGGCATTTGACTCTTATCAAGATCCTTGTAGTCCTGTGATATGGCTTCTATTGGGAGTATCCACTCTCTGGGGTCGTCTTCTTCGAACATTGATTGGGGTATCTTCTTTTCTATATCTTTTTCCAGCCTTTTATTGGAAAGGTTGACTTCAAGTCTTTGCATGAGCTTGTTTTCTATGTTATGGGCTTCATCCAATACCATTAATTCTCTTTTACCAAAGTGGCCGACATAATTTAATTCTAGGAAAGCATAATCATAATTCATGAGGGTTATGGGACTGTTTATCCCATGGGCTTTTTGTTCCCAATATTGGCAATGTTCCCTTGATCTGAAATAGATTTTGTTTCCGTGGGAATCTCTGAATGCTTCTTTGAAGAATAGTGTTTCTCCGCGGCTTACGCCATAAGGGCAGTGGAAATCCTCGGATGATGGTGTGGTTTGGCATGTTCCAATATCGCAGGTGGATTCGAAATCATCATTTTTGCAATAAAAATTTGCTCTGCCTTTAACAGTGGGTATCTTAAATTCCCTGGCATATTGATCTTGGAGTTGTTTTGTCATTGTAAGGATATATGCTGGCCGGTATATCCTTGCAAGTGTAATTGCTATAGCTGATTTCCCTGTTCCAGTCCCAGCTTCTAA is a genomic window containing:
- a CDS encoding ATP-dependent DNA helicase; amino-acid sequence: MLKDNCICKKDRGGSIFLDRRDYPHIPDKILENFPFRKPRLGQLDIINDIHEAIEEGYKYIILEAGTGTGKSAIAITLARIYRPAYILTMTKQLQDQYAREFKIPTVKGRANFYCKNDDFESTCDIGTCQTTPSSEDFHCPYGVSRGETLFFKEAFRDSHGNKIYFRSREHCQYWEQKAHGINSPITLMNYDYAFLELNYVGHFGKRELMVLDEAHNIENKLMQRLEVNLSNKRLEKDIEKKIPQSMFEEDDPREWILPIEAISQDYKDLDKSQMPKRRANRIKRMIKRLDELKKSLENEPENWVIDTESEKVSFKPLQVNKYAPDYLFSHANICLFMSATILSDRMFCQWLGINPEESYFIKVDSPFPASRRPIELKLVGRMSKTRIKDTAPKTLPILKRILERHKYDKGLIHTHNYRCQKFILKNIDDKRLIGHNTGNREEVLEYFEKSNSPLVLVSPSMSEGVDLPYDKCRFQVIYKIPFPYLGDKQVNMRQQRDKRWYAYKTIMTLMQAYGRGMRAHDDECYTYVLDANITMLFRSPLYRSLLPEFFKEAIIK